The proteins below come from a single Desulfatiglans sp. genomic window:
- a CDS encoding restriction endonuclease subunit S: MSEPLRELANIEYGASPKEIRVGVKTEIKIFGTGGLMGYSCKPLFEQPLVVVARKGTLDRPIYSDQPCWVIDTAFAVIPKKNVNAKWLFYQLSNYDLKRLNEATGVPSISRDFLYRIKFKRPTLQAQRKIAHILSNVDVVIEKTQAAIAKYKAIKQGMLHDLFTRGIDPATNKLRPVYIDAPHLYKESKLGWIPNEWVEVSLAFFTTQIGDGIHTTPKYSENTDYYFVNGNNLSEGEILIGDTALCVSKEEYEKHFIGLDKKTILYSINGTIGNIAFYKDEKIILGKSACYITCKNNVNLDFIYFFLQSFRVKKYYENELTGSTIKNLSLASIRNTPITIPKDDGEQEFIANRIRAIDRKLQTEQIYLHKMQQIKAGLMADLLSGKKEVRVEAESIN; the protein is encoded by the coding sequence ATGAGTGAACCTCTGAGAGAATTAGCAAATATTGAATATGGAGCGAGCCCAAAAGAAATCAGGGTAGGAGTAAAAACAGAAATAAAAATATTCGGCACTGGTGGTTTAATGGGGTATTCATGTAAACCATTGTTTGAACAACCTCTTGTTGTAGTAGCAAGAAAAGGAACTCTTGATAGACCAATTTACTCTGATCAACCATGTTGGGTTATAGATACTGCATTCGCAGTCATACCTAAAAAAAATGTTAACGCTAAATGGCTTTTTTACCAATTATCAAACTACGATTTAAAAAGATTGAATGAAGCAACTGGAGTCCCCAGCATAAGCCGTGATTTTTTATACCGGATTAAATTTAAAAGACCTACTCTGCAAGCCCAACGTAAAATCGCCCACATACTATCCAATGTCGATGTGGTAATCGAAAAAACACAAGCTGCCATTGCAAAATACAAGGCCATAAAACAAGGTATGCTGCATGACCTGTTTACCCGCGGCATCGACCCTGCCACCAACAAACTGCGCCCCGTATATATAGATGCCCCGCATTTGTATAAAGAAAGCAAGTTGGGCTGGATTCCTAATGAGTGGGTAGAGGTTTCTTTAGCCTTTTTCACTACGCAAATTGGTGATGGTATCCATACAACACCAAAATATTCTGAAAATACAGATTATTATTTTGTGAATGGCAACAATCTATCCGAAGGTGAAATTCTTATTGGTGATACAGCACTTTGCGTAAGCAAAGAAGAGTATGAAAAACATTTCATAGGACTTGATAAAAAAACAATTTTGTATTCCATAAATGGGACGATTGGAAATATTGCTTTCTACAAAGATGAAAAAATCATTCTGGGCAAGAGCGCTTGTTACATTACGTGTAAGAATAACGTAAATTTGGATTTTATATATTTTTTTCTACAATCATTTCGTGTAAAAAAATATTACGAAAACGAGTTAACTGGGTCTACGATTAAAAATCTTTCTTTAGCATCCATAAGGAATACACCGATTACAATACCAAAAGACGATGGAGAGCAAGAATTTATAGCAAATAGAATACGAGCGATTGATAGAAAACTCCAAACCGAACAAATCTATCTGCACAAAATGCAGCAGATAAAAGCAGGTTTAATGGCGGACTTATTAAGCGGGAAAAAGGAAGTAAGAGTTGAAGCTGAATCTATAAATTAA
- a CDS encoding type I restriction endonuclease subunit R, producing the protein MAEYVNVEKPFLDKLRLLGWQVIDQGIGIPQEPEKSLRKDFKQVVLPDEFKKAIKKINTTSEGREWLTDKQLDQILFEIQNFPGRSLHEANKEIHRLLLKGTSVARNELTNEQDPTVRLVDFRNYENNSFIAINQFRLNTPGASRQGIIPDIVLFLNGMPVCVVEAKDFDVAEPLSEAFLQITRYANTRDDDYGIKEGEERLFHYYMFSIITHGKEARVGTISAEFDFYNNWVDIFPEEYRTVKYPPDEERQEVLIHGMLNKEILIDLLKHFTMFIEIKKGVEVKIVARYNQYRAVGKIIKSLREGKTPFDKSGVVWHTQGSGKSLTMVFLIRKLRSLDDLKDLKIIFIVDRLDLETQLSETASMTGEPVRVISRRNKLNQLSDDTGDVNMVMIHKFLNENNISAQSLIEAGIVPTFEKFETINDSGRILMLIDEAHRTQGGNMGDNLFSAFPNAIRIGFTGTPLLTDRHEIKTHQRFGKFIDFYKFDKAVKDRATVEIKYIGKVSRDRLDDKEAFDTEFEDMFEERSQAEKEEIQRRYGSFVAYLESKDRIAGISRDIIDHYYRDILVNGFKAQVVASSIVAAVRYKYELEIVIKNKITALRELPAEDVDAEQLQRLEGLKVVAIVSSLGNNEPGYISKARREAKDMNAIDNFKADFDPEKPETGIGIICVCDRLLTGFDAPVEQVMYLDKSLREHDLFQAITRVNRTKHGKTFGLVVDYFGVTKHLSDALNIYTDRDKLKLQDFQNVFRDIDKEIPILEARYKRLVDLFSDHKLKEIDAFLMQEFKDSKKEFEFAEECIETAKNIKFRAELLTYSKSFFDSLDLLFNVQAGAEYWIPAKRLGYLIWRIKDRYKDETMDLKWASEKVRKLIDKHLLSIGIDTKVKQVSILSDEFGKKVDYLNITPKSKASEMEHAIRWHIKVNLEKDPALYSHFKDRLESILSAYKDNWETIVHELNKLREEMAKGRKDDIEGVSIVEAPFFDLLKDRLVPGNEADMNRAKELTHTLMPILKETAAIRNFWKDKPAERKRVEGLIEDELRYSGVSGVSEKAGELTTEIMKLAENRESDLK; encoded by the coding sequence ATGGCTGAATACGTTAATGTTGAAAAACCCTTTCTGGATAAGCTCCGGCTTTTGGGGTGGCAGGTTATTGACCAGGGTATCGGTATTCCACAGGAACCGGAAAAAAGCCTGCGAAAAGATTTTAAGCAGGTGGTTTTACCGGATGAATTTAAAAAGGCCATAAAAAAGATAAACACCACCTCTGAAGGTCGGGAATGGCTTACTGACAAACAACTGGATCAGATACTCTTTGAGATTCAGAACTTCCCTGGTAGAAGTCTGCACGAAGCAAACAAGGAAATTCACCGTTTGCTGCTCAAGGGCACTTCTGTTGCCAGAAACGAACTGACCAACGAACAGGACCCGACCGTGCGCCTTGTGGATTTCAGAAACTATGAAAACAATTCTTTTATCGCCATTAACCAGTTTCGTTTGAATACTCCGGGTGCAAGCCGCCAGGGCATCATCCCTGATATTGTCCTCTTTTTAAATGGTATGCCTGTCTGTGTTGTTGAAGCCAAGGACTTTGATGTTGCAGAACCTTTAAGCGAGGCATTTTTACAGATAACACGCTATGCCAATACCCGTGATGATGATTATGGAATTAAAGAGGGCGAAGAGCGGCTTTTCCATTACTATATGTTCAGCATTATTACACACGGCAAAGAGGCCCGTGTTGGAACAATCAGCGCGGAATTTGATTTTTACAACAACTGGGTGGACATATTCCCCGAAGAATACCGCACTGTAAAATATCCCCCCGATGAAGAGCGGCAGGAAGTGCTTATACACGGCATGCTGAACAAGGAAATCCTTATTGATCTCTTGAAACACTTCACCATGTTTATAGAAATCAAAAAGGGTGTGGAAGTTAAGATAGTAGCCCGTTACAACCAGTACAGAGCAGTAGGAAAAATCATTAAAAGCCTTCGGGAAGGTAAAACGCCTTTTGATAAAAGCGGTGTGGTCTGGCACACACAGGGGAGCGGAAAAAGCCTGACAATGGTTTTTTTAATCCGCAAGCTTCGTTCCCTGGATGATTTAAAAGACCTTAAGATTATATTTATTGTTGACCGCCTTGATCTTGAAACACAATTGTCGGAAACCGCTTCCATGACCGGAGAACCTGTGCGTGTTATCAGCCGCCGCAACAAACTCAATCAACTGAGCGACGACACCGGCGATGTGAACATGGTGATGATACACAAATTTTTAAATGAAAATAATATCTCTGCACAGTCCCTGATTGAAGCCGGAATTGTACCCACCTTTGAAAAATTTGAGACCATTAATGACAGTGGCCGCATCCTGATGCTGATTGATGAGGCCCACCGCACACAGGGTGGTAACATGGGTGACAACCTGTTTTCTGCCTTTCCAAATGCCATACGAATCGGTTTTACCGGAACTCCCCTGCTTACTGATAGACACGAAATAAAAACCCATCAAAGATTTGGTAAATTTATTGATTTTTACAAATTCGACAAGGCGGTTAAGGACAGGGCGACAGTTGAGATTAAATACATAGGCAAAGTATCAAGAGACAGGCTGGACGATAAAGAAGCCTTTGATACCGAGTTTGAAGACATGTTTGAAGAGCGCTCCCAGGCAGAAAAGGAAGAGATACAGCGCCGCTATGGATCGTTTGTTGCCTACCTGGAATCTAAAGATCGAATTGCCGGAATCAGCAGGGATATTATCGACCATTATTACAGGGATATTCTTGTAAACGGGTTTAAGGCACAGGTGGTTGCATCAAGCATTGTGGCGGCAGTCCGGTACAAATATGAACTGGAAATTGTCATTAAAAACAAGATCACCGCATTAAGAGAGTTACCGGCTGAAGATGTGGACGCGGAACAGCTACAGCGGCTGGAAGGTTTAAAGGTAGTCGCTATTGTTTCTAGTCTGGGCAATAATGAGCCCGGCTATATCAGCAAGGCACGCAGAGAAGCTAAAGATATGAATGCCATTGATAATTTTAAGGCTGACTTTGATCCTGAAAAACCTGAAACAGGTATTGGTATTATCTGCGTATGCGACCGCCTGTTGACTGGGTTTGACGCCCCTGTGGAACAGGTTATGTACCTGGATAAAAGTCTAAGAGAACACGATCTGTTTCAGGCCATCACACGTGTGAACAGAACAAAGCATGGGAAGACATTTGGTCTGGTTGTTGATTATTTCGGGGTTACCAAACATTTAAGCGATGCCCTCAATATTTACACAGACAGGGATAAATTGAAGCTTCAGGATTTTCAAAATGTCTTCAGGGATATAGACAAGGAAATACCGATCCTTGAAGCCAGATATAAACGGCTGGTTGATTTATTCTCAGATCATAAACTTAAAGAGATTGATGCCTTTTTGATGCAGGAATTTAAAGACAGCAAAAAGGAGTTTGAGTTTGCAGAGGAATGTATTGAGACAGCAAAAAACATAAAATTCAGGGCGGAATTACTCACCTATTCAAAGAGCTTTTTTGACAGCCTGGATCTATTGTTTAATGTGCAGGCCGGAGCAGAATACTGGATACCGGCGAAACGCCTGGGTTATCTGATCTGGAGAATAAAAGACAGGTATAAGGATGAGACAATGGACCTTAAATGGGCATCTGAAAAGGTCCGCAAACTAATTGATAAACATCTTCTCTCTATTGGCATTGACACCAAGGTGAAGCAGGTCTCCATCCTGTCGGATGAATTTGGGAAAAAGGTCGATTATCTGAATATAACGCCTAAATCCAAGGCGTCGGAAATGGAACATGCCATCCGCTGGCACATTAAAGTAAATCTTGAAAAAGACCCTGCCCTTTACAGCCATTTTAAAGACAGACTGGAATCCATCCTAAGCGCATATAAAGACAATTGGGAAACTATTGTTCATGAGTTAAACAAATTGCGGGAAGAAATGGCAAAAGGCAGAAAGGATGATATTGAAGGTGTATCCATTGTTGAAGCGCCTTTTTTTGATTTACTGAAGGATAGGTTGGTTCCTGGTAATGAAGCCGATATGAACAGGGCAAAGGAGCTGACACATACCCTTATGCCTATTCTAAAGGAGACTGCTGCGATTAGAAATTTCTGGAAGGATAAACCGGCAGAGAGAAAACGAGTTGAAGGACTTATTGAAGATGAATTACGTTATTCAGGGGTTTCGGGAGTATCGGAAAAGGCAGGGGAACTGACAACAGAAATAATGAAACTGGCGGAAAACAGAGAGTCGGATTTAAAATGA
- a CDS encoding M48 family metallopeptidase, protein MKLEGINIIIEKTDRRKTVSIFIERDGSVRVLAPATSSDDKIEKAIRSKQYQIFTKLAKWKELNQGKVNRKFVNGQSFLYFGRNYRLAIVDKQDVPLKLTKGYLTLDRRKLHEAVNVFKQFYKEKAEKKIEERVKYLVDKFQKKPSTIKVLELRNRWASWTPKQGLNFHWKCAMAPVPVLDYIITHEMVHLKYPNHSPEFWNELDKKMPDYRVHENWLKQNGVKMAI, encoded by the coding sequence ATGAAACTTGAAGGGATAAATATAATCATCGAAAAGACTGACCGCCGAAAGACTGTAAGTATTTTTATAGAAAGAGACGGCTCTGTGCGGGTACTGGCTCCGGCTACATCGAGTGATGATAAGATTGAAAAAGCTATCCGCTCAAAGCAGTATCAGATATTTACCAAACTTGCTAAATGGAAAGAACTTAATCAGGGAAAAGTAAACCGGAAATTTGTGAATGGGCAATCCTTTTTATATTTTGGTAGGAACTACAGGCTGGCAATTGTTGATAAGCAGGATGTGCCCCTAAAACTGACAAAAGGATATCTGACCCTTGACAGGCGAAAGCTCCATGAGGCGGTAAATGTGTTTAAACAATTTTATAAAGAAAAGGCAGAAAAGAAGATAGAAGAAAGAGTGAAGTATCTTGTAGATAAATTTCAAAAGAAACCCTCAACAATAAAAGTGCTGGAATTGCGAAACAGGTGGGCATCATGGACACCCAAGCAAGGTTTGAACTTTCATTGGAAATGCGCCATGGCCCCTGTACCGGTACTTGATTATATCATCACCCATGAAATGGTTCACTTGAAATATCCGAACCATTCACCGGAATTCTGGAATGAACTGGATAAAAAAATGCCTGATTACAGGGTGCATGAAAACTGGTTAAAACAGAATGGCGTGAAGATGGCGATATAG
- a CDS encoding DUF4433 domain-containing protein: MPQEKTLIYHITHINNLKGIIERDGLVAQSIIARESIEYCNIAHNTVQDRREHTNVPLQPGGNLHDYVPFYFAPRSPMLYAINMKNVADCMATQLDIVYLVSSVENVAQSNVEFVFTDGHAIMAISDFYRDLDDLRLVDWKIMEEKYWADTDDDPDSKRRRQAEFLVYKVFPWENIEYMAVKSNPIKTKVENIIANASIKHHVLVKPDWYY; the protein is encoded by the coding sequence ATGCCTCAAGAAAAAACACTGATATACCATATTACGCATATAAACAACCTTAAGGGAATTATTGAACGGGATGGTTTGGTAGCTCAGAGTATAATAGCCAGAGAATCGATTGAATATTGTAATATCGCCCATAACACGGTTCAGGATAGAAGGGAGCATACAAATGTCCCTTTACAGCCAGGCGGTAATCTTCATGATTATGTTCCCTTTTATTTTGCGCCGCGTTCGCCAATGCTTTATGCTATAAATATGAAAAATGTGGCAGACTGCATGGCTACTCAGCTTGACATTGTATATCTTGTATCAAGTGTAGAAAATGTTGCCCAATCCAATGTGGAGTTTGTTTTTACTGATGGCCATGCTATTATGGCGATATCAGATTTCTATAGGGACCTTGATGATCTCAGGTTGGTCGACTGGAAAATAATGGAAGAAAAATACTGGGCTGACACAGATGATGATCCTGACAGTAAGAGAAGAAGACAGGCTGAATTTTTAGTCTATAAAGTGTTCCCATGGGAAAATATTGAGTATATGGCAGTAAAAAGCAATCCGATAAAAACAAAAGTTGAAAACATTATTGCCAATGCATCAATAAAACACCATGTTTTAGTAAAGCCCGATTGGTATTATTAA
- a CDS encoding macro domain-containing protein, whose protein sequence is MINSVTGNLLKAKADALVNTVNCVGVMGKGIALQFKQAFPENYKEYEKECKNGRMRVGKMFIHRTGTLFQPKYIINFPTKRHWKGKSRLDDIKLGLNDLIKVIRELDIKSIAIPPLGAGLGGLNWVEVKSLIETSFNKIPGVDVLLYEPKGAPEPDTIPIATTKPEMTRGRALLIRLLDIYRSQGYRHNLLEIQKLMYFLQEAGEKLKLKFTKNNYGPYAENLHHVLQKIDGHYIRGYGDRSGKSEVYLLEGALQEAKTLLENDADAQERLNAVARLIRGFETPYGMELLSTVHWVSKETPEAAKDPETVLKKVQEWNPRKKFMMKPQHVDKALNRLKQENWLKAA, encoded by the coding sequence ATGATAAATAGTGTTACAGGCAATCTCTTAAAGGCAAAGGCTGATGCCCTGGTAAATACTGTAAACTGCGTCGGGGTCATGGGTAAAGGTATTGCTCTTCAATTTAAACAGGCCTTTCCTGAAAATTATAAAGAGTATGAAAAGGAATGTAAAAACGGGCGGATGAGAGTCGGTAAAATGTTTATTCATCGGACCGGAACATTGTTCCAGCCAAAGTATATCATTAACTTTCCTACAAAACGTCACTGGAAAGGTAAATCAAGACTTGATGATATAAAGCTGGGGCTTAATGACCTCATAAAAGTTATCCGTGAATTGGACATAAAATCGATTGCCATCCCACCTCTTGGCGCTGGCTTGGGCGGATTAAACTGGGTAGAAGTAAAATCACTTATTGAAACATCCTTTAACAAAATACCTGGGGTTGATGTTTTACTTTACGAACCCAAAGGGGCACCTGAACCAGATACGATACCAATTGCAACAACGAAACCTGAAATGACGCGGGGCAGAGCTCTTCTAATAAGACTACTGGATATTTATCGTAGCCAGGGATATCGTCATAATCTTCTTGAAATTCAGAAATTGATGTATTTTCTCCAGGAAGCAGGTGAAAAGTTAAAATTAAAATTCACAAAAAATAATTACGGCCCTTATGCAGAAAACCTGCACCACGTCCTTCAGAAGATTGACGGCCATTATATAAGGGGTTATGGCGATCGTAGCGGAAAATCAGAGGTGTATTTATTGGAGGGAGCATTACAAGAGGCAAAGACACTGCTGGAAAATGATGCCGATGCTCAAGAAAGATTAAACGCAGTTGCAAGGTTGATAAGAGGTTTTGAAACACCATATGGAATGGAATTGCTATCCACTGTTCATTGGGTCTCTAAAGAAACACCTGAAGCGGCTAAAGATCCGGAGACTGTTTTAAAAAAAGTCCAGGAATGGAACCCCCGGAAAAAATTTATGATGAAACCTCAACATGTTGATAAAGCATTAAACCGGTTAAAACAGGAAAACTGGCTAAAGGCTGCTTAA
- a CDS encoding DNA-binding protein codes for MEKYILGFIFTTINVNSYMTIAASIQVIDPGNQGYPPALKDRLGDDAPDNIWYIGNIQLLKIPKTALFCSKICPGEAILQAITKAQEWRDNGRCIISGFHSPVEKECLKILLRGMQPIIICPARSIEKMRISKEWIEGIESGHILIISPFNYTKHRLTEKQSEERNELVAALADEIYFAHISKGSNTEKLNETISSWGLKLI; via the coding sequence GTGGAAAAATATATTCTGGGATTTATTTTCACAACCATTAATGTGAATTCCTATATGACCATTGCAGCCTCAATTCAAGTAATTGATCCTGGTAACCAGGGATACCCTCCTGCCCTCAAAGACCGTTTAGGAGATGATGCCCCAGATAACATATGGTATATTGGCAATATCCAATTGCTTAAAATTCCTAAAACAGCGCTTTTCTGCTCAAAAATATGCCCTGGCGAAGCAATACTTCAAGCTATAACAAAAGCCCAGGAATGGCGTGACAATGGCCGGTGTATAATAAGCGGGTTCCATTCACCAGTGGAAAAAGAATGTCTTAAAATTTTATTAAGGGGAATGCAGCCAATAATAATTTGCCCAGCCCGCAGCATTGAAAAAATGAGGATATCAAAAGAGTGGATTGAAGGGATTGAAAGCGGGCATATCCTGATCATATCACCATTTAATTATACAAAACACAGACTCACAGAAAAGCAGTCAGAAGAAAGAAATGAACTTGTAGCTGCTCTGGCTGACGAAATATATTTTGCTCATATATCTAAGGGGAGTAATACAGAAAAGCTGAACGAAACTATTTCAAGCTGGGGATTGAAGCTGATTTAA
- a CDS encoding ImmA/IrrE family metallo-endopeptidase, translated as MNLSDPIEKAALTIRQYFNFSLEVQSSCTTWAETFRKFTESIEASGILVMVSGVVGTNNRRKLNHQEFRGFALADKYAPLIFINGSDTKAAQIFTLAHELAHIWLGESALSDTSLTSQPSQKIEIWCNKVAAEFLVPITALKEYLANREHPLDAVYDLARKFKVSTLVILRRILDAGYITKNIFQDAYDRELNIRINRPKSGGGDFYLTQEVRASRRFVQALVVSTLEGQTLFRDAFQLLGIKKRKARFVLG; from the coding sequence ATGAATCTTAGCGATCCTATTGAGAAAGCAGCGTTAACAATAAGGCAATATTTTAATTTCAGTTTAGAAGTGCAGAGTTCCTGTACAACTTGGGCTGAAACATTTCGCAAATTTACTGAAAGTATCGAGGCATCCGGCATACTCGTAATGGTAAGTGGTGTGGTAGGCACAAATAACAGGAGAAAACTCAATCACCAGGAATTTAGAGGATTTGCCCTGGCTGATAAGTATGCTCCTCTAATATTTATTAATGGTTCTGATACTAAAGCGGCCCAGATATTTACACTTGCCCATGAACTGGCCCATATATGGCTGGGAGAAAGCGCACTCTCTGATACAAGTCTGACATCTCAACCTTCACAAAAAATAGAAATATGGTGTAATAAGGTGGCTGCAGAATTTCTTGTTCCCATTACAGCCTTGAAAGAATATTTAGCCAACAGAGAGCATCCGCTGGATGCAGTTTATGACCTTGCCAGGAAATTTAAAGTAAGTACACTTGTTATCCTTCGTCGTATTCTGGACGCTGGATATATTACGAAAAATATCTTTCAGGATGCTTATGATAGGGAACTCAATATCCGCATCAACCGACCTAAATCCGGTGGAGGAGATTTTTATTTAACACAAGAGGTACGAGCCAGTCGAAGATTCGTCCAGGCACTTGTTGTAAGCACACTGGAAGGCCAGACTTTATTTCGTGATGCCTTTCAATTGCTTGGTATAAAAAAAAGAAAAGCACGTTTTGTCCTTGGATAA
- a CDS encoding GGDEF domain-containing protein, with the protein MSEHTADTSILSVLDSVDSIHAGIFVIDSAFRVLKANRLSLAQFGIAFDVVHSDSTCYGLLFNRPEICDDCPLAVESDQESAERAFILNKEGSGIYIRETISRGEKVIFLTFQDNINEVFLQKEMDSIKNELIAKNILLNRYRNGTEENRGVNQIIDNLPDALVTIDDSMNIRMINSKAKLDMPDVTARKCYELLGKTNPCKLCPVENGLSGMQEVKTSHVIGGKFFTEIINGFKKEEGGLLLFRDNTRQVNLIEQIRTQNETINRKNNILSSLVNLESRMQTDKNIKSVLEYFIDLFLPLYQSDSIALIASDIRAGSVMATLGRGVSHEKLHALTQAYFARDIHTVDPFCIPDNVLPWPDACQINLVGRTDKLVGMLFVKGNAAEDGAEIIDLFKDPLTTYMHNQILLRLLKERADTDSLTGLYNRRYLQKAMDEEKIKYEKYGIHYSVVVIDINGLKYVNDRFGHEAGDHMIFSVARNLKGFSRETDVVARTGGDEFIVLLTNTDDKGALKYSEKLRHMFDEIYFDINNTEKLSVTVSAGAASTSTSLPDDLIKLADRLMYESKREFYKKMGRSEITDRMVELEDDRQGIIADRTME; encoded by the coding sequence ATGTCAGAACACACAGCAGACACCTCCATACTCAGCGTCCTGGACTCGGTTGATAGTATCCATGCGGGCATATTTGTTATAGACAGCGCATTCCGGGTACTCAAGGCCAACAGGCTCAGCCTTGCCCAATTTGGCATTGCCTTCGATGTTGTTCATTCTGACAGTACCTGTTATGGCCTGCTTTTTAACAGACCAGAAATATGTGATGACTGCCCCCTTGCAGTGGAATCTGATCAGGAATCTGCTGAAAGGGCATTTATCCTGAACAAAGAGGGGAGCGGGATATATATAAGAGAAACCATATCCAGGGGAGAAAAAGTCATATTTTTGACGTTTCAGGACAATATAAATGAGGTCTTTCTCCAGAAGGAGATGGACTCAATAAAAAATGAGCTTATTGCCAAGAATATCCTCCTTAACAGATACAGAAATGGCACAGAGGAAAACAGGGGGGTAAACCAGATAATTGATAATCTCCCTGATGCCCTTGTTACAATCGATGACTCCATGAATATCAGGATGATAAACTCAAAGGCGAAACTTGATATGCCTGATGTAACTGCAAGAAAATGCTATGAATTATTGGGTAAAACTAACCCATGCAAGTTATGCCCGGTTGAAAACGGGTTATCAGGCATGCAGGAGGTAAAAACCAGCCACGTTATAGGGGGAAAGTTTTTTACAGAGATCATAAATGGCTTCAAGAAGGAAGAGGGGGGGCTGCTGCTCTTCAGGGATAATACACGTCAGGTAAATCTTATTGAACAGATCAGGACACAGAATGAAACTATCAACAGGAAAAACAATATCCTGTCAAGTCTTGTCAATCTTGAGTCAAGGATGCAGACTGACAAAAATATAAAAAGTGTGCTTGAATATTTTATTGATCTCTTTTTACCCCTGTATCAGTCAGATTCTATTGCCCTTATTGCCAGTGATATAAGGGCGGGGAGCGTAATGGCTACGCTTGGCAGGGGTGTAAGCCATGAGAAATTACATGCCCTTACCCAGGCATATTTTGCCAGGGATATTCATACTGTTGATCCATTCTGCATCCCTGATAATGTGTTGCCATGGCCTGATGCATGCCAGATAAATCTTGTTGGAAGAACCGACAAGCTTGTCGGAATGCTATTTGTAAAGGGGAATGCAGCAGAGGATGGGGCAGAGATAATTGATCTATTTAAAGATCCCCTGACAACCTACATGCATAATCAGATCCTGCTCAGGCTTTTAAAAGAGAGGGCTGACACAGATTCACTCACAGGGTTATACAACCGCAGGTATCTTCAGAAGGCCATGGATGAGGAAAAAATAAAGTATGAAAAATATGGAATCCATTATTCAGTAGTGGTTATTGATATAAACGGGCTCAAATATGTCAATGACAGGTTTGGCCATGAGGCAGGGGACCATATGATCTTCTCTGTTGCCAGGAACCTTAAAGGCTTTTCCCGTGAAACTGATGTAGTAGCGAGGACAGGCGGCGATGAGTTTATTGTGCTGCTTACAAATACCGATGATAAAGGGGCATTAAAATATTCTGAAAAATTAAGGCACATGTTTGATGAGATATATTTTGATATAAATAATACAGAAAAATTATCAGTTACAGTGAGCGCCGGTGCTGCCTCGACCAGTACATCTCTACCGGATGATCTGATTAAGCTGGCTGACAGGCTCATGTATGAGAGCAAGAGGGAATTTTACAAAAAAATGGGGAGGTCGGAGATAACCGACCGTATGGTTGAACTTGAAGACGACAGGCAAGGCATTATCGCTGACAGAACAATGGAGTAG